The following are encoded in a window of Haloplanus vescus genomic DNA:
- the argC gene encoding N-acetyl-gamma-glutamyl-phosphate reductase, translated as MTYTASVVGASGFAGGELLRLLNGHPEFEVAQATSRSYERKTVGHQHPNLRSMDLRFSSPTDLESVDVLFAATPHGVSMERIDDFQDAADTVVDLSADFRLGSEAQYDEWYDGHDSPELLDEAEYALPELNRDNLRGADLIASGGCNATATILGLKPLFDAGILSGDEQVVVDVKVGSSEGGAGGGAASSHPERSGIVRPYAPTGHRHEAEIEEFLGLSVSFTVHAVDMIRGAAATCHVFPDNPVGKKDLWSAYRDSYDDEPFMRTVAGGGGVYRYPEPKAVAGTNHGEVGFELDPGNKRLVVFSAIDNMMKGSAGQAVHAANVALGIEETAGLEFQGLHPVGAP; from the coding sequence ATGACCTACACCGCGAGCGTCGTCGGCGCCAGCGGGTTCGCGGGCGGGGAACTCCTCCGCCTGCTGAACGGCCACCCCGAGTTCGAGGTGGCCCAAGCGACGAGTCGGAGCTACGAGCGCAAGACGGTGGGCCACCAACACCCCAACCTCCGCTCGATGGACCTCCGCTTCAGTTCGCCGACGGACCTCGAATCCGTCGACGTGCTCTTCGCGGCGACGCCCCACGGCGTCTCGATGGAGCGCATCGACGACTTTCAGGACGCCGCCGACACCGTCGTCGACCTGAGCGCCGACTTCCGCCTCGGGAGCGAGGCCCAGTACGACGAGTGGTACGACGGCCACGACAGCCCCGAACTGCTCGACGAAGCCGAGTACGCACTCCCCGAACTCAACCGCGACAACCTCCGCGGCGCCGACCTCATCGCCTCCGGTGGCTGTAACGCGACGGCGACGATTCTGGGGCTGAAGCCCCTCTTCGACGCCGGCATCCTTTCCGGCGACGAACAGGTGGTCGTCGACGTGAAAGTGGGGTCCTCGGAGGGCGGCGCCGGCGGCGGCGCGGCCTCCTCCCATCCGGAGCGCTCGGGCATCGTCCGCCCGTACGCGCCGACGGGCCACCGCCACGAGGCCGAAATCGAGGAGTTCCTCGGGCTCTCGGTGTCTTTCACCGTCCACGCAGTCGACATGATTCGCGGCGCCGCCGCGACCTGTCACGTCTTCCCGGACAATCCGGTGGGGAAGAAAGACCTCTGGAGCGCCTACCGCGACTCCTACGACGACGAACCGTTCATGCGGACCGTCGCGGGCGGCGGTGGCGTCTATCGCTACCCCGAACCGAAGGCCGTGGCGGGCACCAACCACGGCGAAGTCGGCTTCGAACTCGACCCCGGAAACAAGCGACTGGTCGTGTTCTCGGCTATCGACAACATGATGAAAGGCTCGGCGGGACAGGCGGTCCACGCCGCGAACGTCGCCCTCGGTATCGAGGAGACGGCGGGACTGGAGTTCCAGGGTCTGCACCCGGTGGGCGCGCCATGA
- the cobA gene encoding uroporphyrinogen-III C-methyltransferase, producing the protein MRTGTVYLVGAGPGDPDLLTVKARRLLDEADVVLYDALVSEAVRDLPPESVDCIDVGKRSGGERTTQAEINDLLIRRATAGDDVVRLKSGDPCVFGRGGEEAEELAAAGVPFEIVPGVTSAIAGPGLAGVPPTHRDHASSLTVVTGHEDPTKEDSALDWDALGRSVTAGGTLVILMGVGRLPDNVDALRAAGVGPDTPVAMVERASREDEFTVTGTLETITERAREVGIDPPAVTVVGDVVSVRDRVSEYLRAAGTARSTGGAMADDPAVPTE; encoded by the coding sequence ATGCGCACTGGGACGGTCTATCTCGTCGGCGCCGGTCCGGGCGACCCCGACCTGTTGACGGTCAAGGCCCGGCGCTTGCTCGACGAGGCCGACGTTGTGCTGTACGACGCGCTGGTGAGCGAGGCAGTTCGTGACCTGCCACCCGAGTCGGTCGACTGCATCGACGTGGGGAAGCGAAGCGGGGGCGAGCGGACGACGCAGGCGGAAATCAACGACCTGCTGATTCGGCGCGCCACCGCGGGCGACGACGTGGTGCGTCTCAAGAGCGGCGACCCCTGCGTGTTCGGCCGCGGGGGCGAGGAGGCCGAAGAGCTCGCCGCGGCGGGCGTCCCCTTCGAAATCGTTCCCGGGGTGACGAGCGCCATCGCCGGCCCGGGACTGGCGGGCGTGCCGCCGACTCACCGCGACCACGCCTCCAGTCTGACGGTCGTGACGGGGCACGAGGACCCCACGAAAGAAGACAGCGCCCTCGACTGGGACGCGCTGGGGCGGTCGGTCACCGCGGGTGGCACGCTCGTCATCCTGATGGGCGTCGGCCGACTCCCGGACAACGTCGACGCCCTCCGCGCGGCGGGCGTCGGCCCCGACACGCCGGTGGCGATGGTGGAACGCGCGTCCCGCGAGGACGAGTTCACGGTGACGGGGACGCTGGAGACGATAACCGAACGGGCCCGCGAAGTGGGCATCGACCCGCCCGCCGTCACCGTCGTCGGGGACGTGGTGTCGGTCCGCGACCGGGTGTCGGAGTACTTGCGCGCCGCGGGGACGGCCCGGTCCACCGGCGGGGCGATGGCCGACGACCCCGCGGTGCCGACGGAGTGA
- a CDS encoding nitrite/sulfite reductase: MSNKKEAWKEGMYGDEVREKILEFAEKGWESIPEEEKDMWFSRFKFWGIFHQRDGQESYFMMRLTNVNGQMTAEQLRAIGEVARDYATGPVDNPEFGDAWIDLTTRQSIQLHWIKLEDVPAIWDKLESVGVTTRSSGGDTMRNIVGCPVAGKDKEELVESQPILERLEEDLRGDDELANMPRKFNISVTGCREGCAQDAINGIGLEPAEKEIEGETVTGFNVRVGGGTGSREPRRARELDVFVTPENAYDVVRGFVELYHEEGRRDNRQKNRSRFFIDDHGTEEVRELLQEEYVDFDLHRRGRNFREEYTYNAGRPPEEGKTDHVGVHEQPNGDYYVGLNVPVGRMTARETIALADLAEAYGSGEIRLTRRQNPLIMDVDESAVDALLEEPLLDTHSPEPSAFARGGMACTGTEFCGIALTETKLRLTRMLRWLNTNVDVPDDVEAIKIHYSGCTADCGHAQTADIGLQGMRAQKNGDIVEALDIGVGGGMGPNPEFIDWVSQRVPADEVPGAIESLVGAFAAHREEGQPFREWLEDFGVESVVDVCEPKETDYEDPYMHDAKQSWYPFSKNESPAPTTVDDVPISSD, encoded by the coding sequence ATGAGCAACAAGAAAGAGGCGTGGAAAGAGGGGATGTACGGCGACGAAGTGCGCGAGAAGATTCTCGAGTTCGCCGAGAAGGGGTGGGAGTCCATCCCCGAGGAGGAGAAGGACATGTGGTTCTCCCGGTTCAAGTTCTGGGGCATCTTCCACCAGCGCGACGGCCAGGAGTCGTACTTCATGATGCGGCTGACGAACGTCAACGGGCAGATGACCGCCGAACAGCTCCGCGCCATCGGCGAAGTCGCCCGCGACTACGCCACCGGCCCCGTCGACAACCCCGAGTTCGGTGACGCGTGGATCGACCTCACGACGCGGCAGTCCATCCAACTGCACTGGATCAAACTGGAGGACGTGCCCGCCATCTGGGACAAGCTCGAATCCGTCGGCGTGACCACGCGGTCCTCGGGCGGCGACACGATGCGCAACATCGTGGGCTGTCCGGTCGCCGGCAAGGACAAGGAAGAGCTGGTCGAGAGCCAGCCCATCCTCGAACGACTGGAGGAGGACCTGCGTGGCGACGACGAGCTGGCGAACATGCCCCGGAAGTTCAACATCAGCGTCACGGGGTGTCGCGAGGGCTGTGCGCAAGACGCCATCAACGGCATCGGCCTCGAACCCGCCGAGAAGGAAATCGAGGGCGAGACGGTCACCGGTTTCAACGTCCGCGTGGGCGGCGGGACGGGGAGCCGCGAGCCCCGACGCGCCCGCGAACTCGACGTCTTCGTCACGCCGGAGAACGCCTACGACGTGGTGCGTGGCTTCGTCGAACTCTACCACGAGGAGGGGCGTCGCGACAACCGACAGAAGAATCGGAGTCGCTTCTTCATCGACGACCACGGCACCGAGGAAGTCCGCGAGCTCCTGCAGGAGGAGTACGTCGACTTCGACCTCCACCGCCGCGGCCGGAACTTCCGCGAGGAGTACACGTACAACGCGGGGCGGCCCCCGGAGGAGGGGAAGACCGACCACGTTGGCGTCCACGAACAGCCGAACGGCGACTACTACGTCGGCCTGAACGTCCCGGTGGGACGGATGACCGCGCGAGAAACCATCGCGCTCGCGGACCTCGCGGAGGCGTACGGCTCCGGCGAGATTCGACTCACCCGCCGACAGAACCCGCTCATCATGGACGTGGACGAGTCGGCCGTCGACGCCCTGCTGGAGGAACCGCTCCTCGACACTCACTCCCCGGAGCCGTCGGCGTTCGCGCGCGGCGGCATGGCCTGTACCGGCACCGAGTTCTGTGGTATCGCGCTCACGGAGACGAAGCTCCGCCTGACGCGGATGCTCCGCTGGCTCAACACGAACGTCGACGTGCCGGACGACGTGGAGGCCATCAAGATTCACTACTCGGGCTGTACCGCCGACTGTGGCCACGCCCAAACCGCCGACATCGGGCTGCAAGGGATGCGCGCCCAGAAGAACGGCGACATCGTCGAGGCCCTCGACATCGGCGTCGGCGGCGGGATGGGTCCCAACCCCGAGTTCATCGACTGGGTCAGCCAGCGCGTGCCCGCCGACGAGGTGCCCGGCGCGATTGAGAGCCTCGTCGGCGCGTTCGCCGCGCACCGCGAGGAGGGCCAGCCCTTCCGCGAGTGGCTCGAAGACTTCGGCGTCGAGTCGGTGGTCGACGTCTGTGAGCCGAAAGAGACGGACTACGAGGACCCGTACATGCACGACGCCAAGCAGTCGTGGTACCCGTTCTCGAAAAACGAGAGCCCGGCACCGACCACCGTCGACGACGTGCCCATCTCCTCGGACTGA
- a CDS encoding formate/nitrite transporter family protein has product MYDNTLEGVSEAAAAQVELIDKKLPAYLIHAGMAGAYIGLAILLIFALGTPMVGTPLEPIRGVVMAAMFGIALSLVIIAGSELFTGNAMIMGVGALEGRTSWGALGKVWVWSWVGNLFGSLLVAAMAAWGGVFSDPTLVYAVAETKMTLSPLELFIQGIFCNWLVVLAVWSNFRLDNAVAKLIMIWWCLLAFIGTGFEHSVANMTVLSLANFLTMTTGQAAPAAINWINMAYNISIVTVGNTFAGVVMMGAAYWYINESYKIDLSSDDTFGGEGSVASADD; this is encoded by the coding sequence ATGTACGATAACACGCTCGAAGGCGTCAGCGAGGCGGCAGCGGCACAGGTCGAACTCATCGACAAGAAACTTCCCGCCTACCTCATCCACGCGGGGATGGCGGGTGCGTACATCGGCCTCGCGATTCTCCTCATCTTCGCACTGGGGACGCCGATGGTCGGGACGCCGCTAGAACCGATTCGTGGCGTCGTGATGGCCGCGATGTTCGGCATCGCACTCAGTCTCGTCATCATCGCTGGCTCCGAGCTGTTCACCGGCAACGCGATGATCATGGGCGTGGGTGCCCTCGAGGGGCGCACCAGCTGGGGCGCACTCGGCAAGGTGTGGGTATGGTCGTGGGTCGGCAACCTCTTCGGCTCCCTGCTCGTCGCCGCGATGGCCGCGTGGGGCGGCGTCTTCTCGGACCCGACGCTGGTCTACGCCGTCGCAGAGACGAAGATGACCCTCTCGCCGCTGGAACTGTTCATCCAGGGTATCTTCTGTAACTGGCTGGTCGTGCTCGCGGTGTGGAGCAACTTCCGTCTGGACAACGCCGTCGCCAAACTCATCATGATTTGGTGGTGCCTGCTGGCGTTCATCGGGACGGGCTTCGAACACAGCGTCGCCAACATGACGGTGCTCTCGCTGGCGAACTTCCTGACGATGACGACGGGACAGGCTGCGCCCGCGGCCATCAACTGGATCAACATGGCCTACAACATCTCCATCGTCACCGTCGGCAACACCTTCGCCGGCGTCGTCATGATGGGTGCCGCGTACTGGTACATCAACGAGTCGTACAAGATCGACCTGTCCTCCGACGACACCTTCGGCGGCGAAGGCAGCGTCGCGAGCGCAGACGACTAG
- a CDS encoding acetylglutamate/acetylaminoadipate kinase — translation MTVVVKIGGAKAVDPAGAVADIADLVDEGEPVAVVHGGSTAVDDLLDRLGIDPTYVETPDGVVGRFTDEETMEAFTMAMAGTVNTDLVATFREAGVDAVGLSGVDGGLITGPRKSAVRVVEDGKKKIKRGDHSGKIESVNAELLETLLADGYTPVAGPPMLADDGVPVNTDADRAAAAVAGALGATLVVLTDVSGVYADPDDPETLIESVRTPAEYDALTDAAEGFMTKKVMAATEALERGASEVVVADANADAPVTAALGESGTHIHPSALEDT, via the coding sequence ATGACCGTCGTCGTCAAAATCGGCGGCGCGAAGGCCGTCGACCCCGCGGGCGCCGTCGCTGACATCGCCGACCTGGTTGACGAGGGCGAACCCGTCGCCGTCGTCCACGGTGGCTCCACCGCCGTCGACGACCTGTTGGACCGTCTCGGCATCGACCCGACGTACGTCGAGACGCCGGACGGCGTCGTCGGCCGGTTCACCGACGAAGAGACGATGGAGGCGTTCACGATGGCGATGGCGGGGACGGTGAACACCGACCTCGTGGCGACGTTCCGCGAGGCGGGCGTCGACGCCGTCGGTCTCTCGGGCGTCGACGGTGGCCTCATCACCGGCCCGCGGAAGTCCGCGGTCCGGGTGGTCGAGGACGGCAAGAAGAAGATCAAGCGCGGCGATCACTCCGGCAAAATTGAGTCGGTGAACGCCGAGCTGCTGGAGACGCTGCTGGCGGACGGCTACACGCCCGTCGCCGGCCCGCCGATGCTCGCCGACGACGGCGTCCCGGTCAACACGGACGCGGACCGTGCGGCGGCGGCCGTCGCGGGCGCCCTCGGTGCGACGCTGGTCGTCCTGACCGACGTGTCGGGCGTCTACGCCGACCCCGACGACCCCGAGACGCTCATCGAATCGGTTCGCACGCCCGCGGAGTACGACGCCCTCACCGACGCGGCGGAAGGGTTCATGACGAAGAAGGTGATGGCCGCGACGGAGGCACTCGAACGCGGCGCGAGCGAAGTCGTCGTCGCCGACGCCAACGCGGACGCGCCGGTGACGGCAGCACTGGGCGAAAGCGGTACACACATTCATCCGAGCGCACTGGAGGACACATGA
- a CDS encoding argininosuccinate synthase, with translation MTRVALAFSGGLDTTVCVPLLEDEWGYDEVVGVTVDVGQPDAEFEEAAETAEALDLEHHIVDAKSEFADLCFDSVRANATYQGYPLGTALARPVIAEAILDVAKENDCDAVAHGCTGKGNDQLRFEAVWRASDLEVIAPVRELGLTREWEIEYAAEKDLPVEGGNEGVWSIDTNLWSRSIEGGDLEQPGHVPGEEIYDWTRSPAGDTEEIELTFEDGYPVAVDGEEMEPVALIDHLNEVAGEYGVGRTDMMEDRMLGLKVRENYEHPAATTLLNAHETLESLVLTKEERDFKKLVDNEWSQKGYEGLVDAPLMGALEGFIDETQSRVTGTVTIRFEGGQARPVGRDSEYAVYDESFASFNTEDVGDITQADATGVAKYHGFQERLAAKVLSKAKEE, from the coding sequence ATGACACGTGTGGCACTCGCGTTCTCCGGCGGTCTCGACACCACAGTATGCGTCCCGCTGCTCGAAGACGAGTGGGGGTACGACGAAGTCGTCGGCGTCACCGTCGACGTCGGTCAGCCCGACGCAGAGTTCGAGGAGGCAGCGGAAACGGCCGAAGCGCTCGACCTGGAGCATCACATCGTCGACGCGAAGTCGGAGTTCGCCGACCTGTGTTTCGACTCCGTGCGCGCGAACGCGACCTATCAGGGCTATCCGCTCGGCACGGCGCTCGCGCGTCCGGTCATCGCCGAAGCGATTCTCGACGTGGCCAAGGAGAACGACTGCGACGCCGTCGCCCACGGCTGTACGGGCAAGGGTAACGACCAACTTCGCTTCGAGGCCGTCTGGCGCGCGTCCGACCTCGAAGTCATCGCGCCCGTGCGCGAACTCGGCCTGACCCGCGAGTGGGAAATCGAGTACGCGGCCGAGAAGGACCTGCCCGTCGAGGGCGGCAACGAGGGCGTCTGGAGTATCGACACGAACCTCTGGAGTCGCTCCATCGAGGGCGGTGACCTCGAACAGCCGGGTCACGTCCCCGGCGAGGAAATCTACGACTGGACGCGCTCGCCCGCGGGTGACACCGAGGAGATAGAGCTCACCTTCGAGGACGGCTACCCTGTCGCCGTCGACGGCGAGGAGATGGAACCCGTCGCGCTCATCGACCACCTCAACGAGGTGGCCGGGGAGTACGGCGTCGGTCGCACGGACATGATGGAAGACCGGATGCTCGGCCTGAAGGTGCGCGAGAACTACGAGCACCCGGCGGCGACGACGCTCTTGAACGCCCACGAGACGCTGGAATCGCTCGTCCTCACCAAGGAGGAGCGCGACTTCAAGAAACTCGTGGACAACGAGTGGTCCCAGAAGGGCTACGAGGGCCTCGTCGACGCGCCGCTGATGGGCGCGCTCGAAGGCTTCATCGACGAGACACAGAGTCGCGTGACGGGGACGGTGACGATTCGGTTCGAGGGCGGACAGGCCCGCCCGGTCGGCCGCGACAGCGAGTACGCCGTCTACGACGAGAGCTTCGCCTCCTTCAACACCGAGGACGTGGGCGACATCACGCAGGCCGACGCGACGGGCGTCGCGAAATACCACGGTTTCCAAGAGCGCCTCGCGGCGAAGGTGCTCTCGAAGGCCAAGGAGGAGTAG
- the lysX gene encoding lysine biosynthesis protein LysX: protein MHVGLLYSRIRRDEKLLLSELRERDHEVTKIDVRKEQFNISEAPEAFDDVDIAIDRCLATSRSKYVTRFLDAYDVPVVNTADTAELCADKVKNSLALEAAGVPTPNTEVAFTTDSALETIEKFGYPCVLKPVIGSWGRLMAKVDSRSAAEAILEHKATLGHYEHKVFYVQEFVEKPGRDIRVVATDGEPVAGMTRSSDHWLTNAAKGGEVNEFDIDDEVAELVERASDAVGGGLLGIDLMETGDSYTVHEVNHTVEFKALDSCVDFDVPAAIVDWLETKVEATP from the coding sequence GTGCACGTAGGCCTCCTCTACTCCCGGATTCGTCGGGACGAGAAGCTCCTGCTCTCGGAGCTTCGCGAGCGCGACCACGAGGTGACGAAAATCGACGTGCGGAAAGAGCAGTTCAACATCAGCGAGGCGCCGGAGGCGTTCGACGACGTCGACATCGCCATCGACCGCTGTCTCGCCACCAGCCGAAGCAAGTACGTCACGCGCTTTCTCGACGCCTACGACGTGCCCGTCGTCAACACCGCCGACACCGCGGAGCTGTGCGCCGACAAGGTGAAAAACAGCCTCGCGCTGGAGGCGGCGGGCGTCCCGACGCCGAACACCGAGGTGGCGTTCACGACCGACAGCGCCCTCGAAACCATCGAGAAGTTCGGCTATCCCTGCGTCCTCAAGCCCGTCATCGGCTCGTGGGGACGGCTGATGGCCAAGGTGGACTCCCGGAGCGCCGCGGAAGCGATTCTGGAGCACAAGGCGACGCTCGGCCACTACGAGCACAAGGTGTTCTACGTCCAGGAGTTCGTCGAGAAACCCGGGCGTGACATCCGCGTCGTCGCCACCGACGGCGAACCCGTCGCAGGGATGACCCGCAGTTCCGACCACTGGCTCACCAACGCCGCGAAGGGCGGCGAGGTCAACGAGTTCGACATCGACGACGAGGTGGCCGAACTGGTCGAACGCGCCTCCGACGCCGTCGGCGGCGGGTTGCTCGGCATCGACCTGATGGAGACGGGCGACTCCTACACCGTCCACGAGGTGAATCACACGGTGGAGTTCAAGGCTCTCGACTCCTGTGTCGACTTCGACGTGCCCGCCGCCATCGTCGACTGGCTAGAGACGAAAGTGGAGGCCACACCATGA
- a CDS encoding DUF6360 family protein, whose product MAIRLLDVTSYTTFDFVEGYAFGPDWKDESAAVVDVDRPKESPGTVRLQIEFDGGDLEHVEHHADALSLSPEQARGLAADLERHAANAEAEEDVPRGRGR is encoded by the coding sequence ATGGCGATTAGACTACTCGACGTCACGTCGTACACGACGTTCGACTTCGTGGAGGGGTACGCCTTCGGCCCGGACTGGAAGGACGAATCGGCGGCAGTCGTCGACGTCGACCGCCCGAAGGAGTCGCCGGGGACCGTCCGTCTCCAAATCGAGTTCGACGGCGGCGACTTAGAGCACGTCGAACACCACGCCGACGCCCTGTCGCTCTCGCCGGAGCAAGCCCGCGGCCTCGCGGCCGACTTGGAGCGACACGCGGCGAACGCCGAGGCGGAGGAAGACGTACCACGGGGACGGGGTCGGTAG
- a CDS encoding aspartate aminotransferase family protein encodes MSGFVFSEKPIGIERGEGAYLYADDGTEYLDFGASYAVTPVGHSHPDVVDAVKSQAEDLMYVQASYPVAERTELYEKLATVSPPGLDNVWLCNSGTEANEAAMKFARNATGRSKIVATRRGFHGRTFGALSMTWKDKYKKPFEPLLDDIEFVSYGDGDELAEVVDDETAAVFLEPIQGEGGIHPADTAYLQQARELTEEAGAALVFDEIQTGMGRTGTLWACEHAGVDPDILTTAKGVASGLPLGATVCADWIADADPEHGSTFSGGPVVCAAANATLDLLVEEDIPAHAAEMGDYLVDEIEATDLPVRDVRGRGLMVGIEVKRGANRLLRDLALEEQVLALPAGRTVLRLLPPLTIDESHADEFVASLEAVLE; translated from the coding sequence ATGAGCGGCTTCGTCTTCTCCGAGAAACCCATCGGCATCGAACGCGGCGAGGGGGCGTACCTCTACGCCGACGACGGCACCGAGTATCTGGACTTCGGCGCGAGTTACGCCGTCACGCCCGTCGGCCACAGCCACCCCGACGTGGTCGACGCCGTGAAATCCCAGGCCGAGGACCTGATGTACGTGCAGGCATCGTACCCCGTCGCCGAGCGGACGGAGCTGTACGAGAAACTGGCGACGGTGTCGCCGCCGGGGCTGGACAACGTCTGGCTGTGTAACTCGGGGACCGAAGCCAACGAGGCGGCGATGAAGTTCGCCCGCAACGCCACGGGGCGGTCGAAAATCGTCGCCACGCGCCGCGGCTTCCACGGGCGCACGTTCGGCGCCCTCTCGATGACCTGGAAGGACAAGTACAAGAAGCCGTTCGAGCCGCTGCTCGACGACATCGAGTTCGTCTCCTACGGCGACGGCGACGAACTCGCCGAGGTAGTCGACGACGAGACGGCGGCCGTCTTCCTCGAACCCATCCAGGGCGAGGGTGGCATCCACCCCGCCGACACCGCGTACCTCCAGCAGGCACGCGAACTCACCGAGGAGGCGGGCGCGGCGCTCGTCTTCGACGAGATTCAGACCGGGATGGGGCGGACGGGGACGCTCTGGGCGTGTGAGCACGCCGGCGTCGACCCCGACATCCTCACGACGGCGAAAGGCGTCGCCAGCGGCCTGCCACTCGGCGCGACGGTGTGTGCCGACTGGATTGCCGACGCCGACCCCGAGCACGGGTCGACGTTCAGTGGCGGGCCCGTCGTCTGCGCGGCGGCCAACGCGACGCTCGACTTGCTGGTCGAGGAAGACATCCCAGCCCACGCCGCCGAGATGGGCGACTACCTCGTGGACGAAATCGAAGCGACGGACCTGCCCGTCCGCGACGTTCGCGGGCGGGGGCTGATGGTCGGCATCGAGGTGAAGCGGGGGGCGAACCGCCTACTCCGTGACCTCGCCCTCGAAGAGCAGGTGTTGGCGCTGCCGGCCGGGCGGACCGTCCTCCGCCTGTTGCCGCCGCTGACCATCGACGAGAGTCACGCCGACGAGTTCGTGGCGTCG